The following is a genomic window from Geminicoccus roseus DSM 18922.
GCAGCGCGGCATCGGCATCGGCATCTCGTTCATCCCGCTCGTTCCTCGACCGGGGCAGGATGAAGGCCACCCGGCGCGACGGCAAGCGTGGCGCCGATCCCGCCGCTTCTGTATGCGGAGGGAAAGACAGGGGGGAAGGAACGCGATGACTGTGCCGGGCTTCACCGGGATCTGGCCGATCCTCTACGCCTTCTTCGACCAGCGCGACCGGCTGGACCACCAGGCGGTGCTGCGCCAGGTCGAGGCCTGCGTCGCCGCGGGCGCCGACGGGATCGCGGCGCTGGGCTTGGCCACCGAGGTCGCCAAGCTCAGCGATGCCGAGCGGCGCACGCTGATGCGCTGGCTGGTCGACGGGGTGCGCGGCCGCCTGCCGGTGGCGATCACCGTGTTCGGCGAGAGCGAGGCCGAGCAGATCAACTTTGCCAGCGAGGCGGCCAGCCAGGGCGTGTCCTGGGTGATCCTGCAGCCGCCGCCGCGCCGGCCGCTGCCCGAGGACGAGCTGCTGGCCTTTTTCGGCAGGGTGATCGACGCCTGCCCGATCCCGGCGGCGATCCAGAACGCGCCGGACTATATCGGGGTCGGCCTGTCCGACGCCTCGATCCGCCGGCTGAAGGACGAGCACCCCAACTTCCTGCTGCTGAAGGGCGAGGGCTCGGCGGTCTCGATCCGCCGGACCATCGACGAGCTGAGGGGCGAGGTCTCGGTGTTCAACGGCAGGGGCGGGCTGGAGCTGTCGGACATCCTGCGCGCCGGCTGCGCCGGGATGATCCCGGCGCCGGAACTGGTGGACGTGCATGTCGCGATCTGGAAGGCGGCGCAGGCCGGCCGGTGGGAGGAGGCCGACCGGCTCTATGCGGACGTGCTGCCGCTGATCGTGTTCGTGATGCAGTCGATCCCGCACATGCTGACCTATGGCAAGCGCGCCGCTGCGAGGCGGCTGGGGCTGGGCGAGGTCCATGACCGGATGCCGGGCGACCTGCCGACCCCGTTCGGCCTTTCGGTGCTGGACCGGCTGGTCGCCGACCTGCCGCCGCTGCCCTGAGCCCGGACCGGGCGCTCCGGGGAGCCTATGCCCGGATCCCCGCTTTGGCGGCGCTCGACCCGGCGACGATCCGTGCGCGGCCGATGAACGGCCACACCAACGCGATGTTCGCCCTGGACACGCCGGTCGGCGGCTTCGCGCTGCGCCTGCCCAAGGGCGGGGCGGCCGCCGGGGTGGACCGTCGCCACGAGCGCCTGGCCCAGCGGGCGGCGGCGGCCGCAGGCGTGGGCCTGCCGGTGCTGTTCTTCGACGAAGAGGATGGCACCATGCTCACCCGGCAGGAGCCGGACCGCGTGGTGCGGGAGGTGGCGGAGATCGCCCGCGACCGGGCGGCGCTGGCGGCGCTGGGCCTGCTGCTGCGCCGCCTGCACGCGACGCCGGTCGAGTTCGCCTGGACATTCCGGGCGGCCGAGGTGGTGGCGGCGCATCTGGCCAGGATCGAGCCGCTGCCCCTGGGGGAGCCCCTGCAGGCCCTGGCCGGGCGGCTGGACGAAAGCGTCGAGCGCCGGGCGCCTTCCCATGACGACGTCCATGCCGCCAACATCCTGTGGCAGGACGGCCGGCCCCGGCTGATCGACTGGGAATATGCCGGGATGAACGACCCGGCCTTCGACCTGGCGACCGCCCGGATCGAGCTTGGGCTGGACGCGGACGGGCTGGAGGCGCTGCTGGACGGCTATGGCCGGGACGATCGCTTCTGGCGCGCCCGGGTCGAGGACCAGGCGACCCTGGCGCTGGGCATTGCCGGGGCATGGTATCTCGACCAGGGCAACCGGCTGGGCGATCCTGGCCTGGTCCGCCAGGGGTGGGCGCGGCTGGAGCGCTGCGCCGCCCGGCTCGGCTGACAGCCACCGGCCGGACGGAAACGCTGCCCATGGAGTTGATGCTCGCCGGACGGGTCGGCAGGTACCGGGAGGAGGCCCCGATCCCGGCGCTCCAGGCGCATTTTCGCTGCGCGTGGAGCCACGTCGCGCCGGCGGACCATGTTGGGCCGGTCGCGGTGGTGCCGGACGGCTGCGTCGACCTGCTCTGGCGCGAGAACAGCCTGCGGGTGGCCGGGCCGGACGTGACGGCGGCCCTGCCGGAGCTGCGGCCAGGCGCCACCATCCTGGGCCTGCGCTTCCAGCCGGGTGCTGCCCGTCGCTGGCTGGGCCTGCCGATGTCGGAGATCACCGGCCGCGAGGTCGAGCTCGAGGCGATCTGGGGGAAGAGGGCGCGGCGGCTGGCGCGGATGCTGGAGGACGCGCCGGAGCCCGGGTGCCGGGCCGGCCTGCTGCAGGCGGCGCTGGCGCAGCTCGCGGCCGGGATCGAACCGCCGGACGGCCTGGCGCGGGCGATCCTGCGGGCCACGGCGGAGCGGCTGGCAGGGGGGAGCGGGCCTGGCGACCGGCTGCATGACCGGCTCGGCCAGAGCGAGCGGACGCTGCGGCGGCGCAGCGGCGACCATTTCGGCTACGGCACCGCGACGCTTGCCCGCATCCTGCGCCTGCAGCGCTTCCTGGCGGCGGCCGGCCGCCCGGACCGGCCGGGGCTGGCGAGCCTGGCCGCCGAGACCGGCTATGCCGACCAGGCCCATCTCGCCCGGGAAGTCCGGGACCTTTGCGGGATGACGGCCAGCCGCCTCGCGGCCCAGCTCCACCGGCCGGCTGGCCGATCGGTTCAAGACCCGGCCCCGGCTCCGGGTGCATGATCGGCGCACCACCTGCCAGGGGAGACGCGTCATGGCCGCGCACGGCACCGACCGCCAGATCGACAACATCGAGTTCGCCGTGGCCGACATCGGCCGGTCCAAAGCCTTCTACGGCCAAGCGTTCGGCTGGAGCTTCACCGAGTACGGCCCGACCTATTGCGAGTTCACCGACGGGCGGATCACCGGCGGGCTGACCACCGAGGGGCAGGTCCGGCCAGGCGGGCCGCTGGTGATCCTTTATGCCGACGACCTGGCCGGCGCCCAGGCGCGGCTGGAGGAGCTGGGCGCGCGGATCGTCCGGCCGGTGTTCGCCTTTCCTGGCGGGCGCCGCTTTCACTTCCAGGATCCGGACGGCTACGAGCTGGCGGTCTGGTCGGCCGGCTGAGGGGCGGGCCAGGAGGGCAGGCTTGCCACCGCCGGCGGCCGTTCGCAGCGTGTCGCATGCAGGCAAGTCCCGCGGCTTGTCCACACCAGCATCGGCGTCCGCGAAACCCCATATGCTGTCCAGTCGGGATGCACCCGACCAGAAGGCACGGGGACAACCGTCGATGGCGGTAGCGTTTCGGGA
Proteins encoded in this region:
- a CDS encoding helix-turn-helix domain-containing protein codes for the protein MELMLAGRVGRYREEAPIPALQAHFRCAWSHVAPADHVGPVAVVPDGCVDLLWRENSLRVAGPDVTAALPELRPGATILGLRFQPGAARRWLGLPMSEITGREVELEAIWGKRARRLARMLEDAPEPGCRAGLLQAALAQLAAGIEPPDGLARAILRATAERLAGGSGPGDRLHDRLGQSERTLRRRSGDHFGYGTATLARILRLQRFLAAAGRPDRPGLASLAAETGYADQAHLAREVRDLCGMTASRLAAQLHRPAGRSVQDPAPAPGA
- a CDS encoding phosphotransferase produces the protein MAALDPATIRARPMNGHTNAMFALDTPVGGFALRLPKGGAAAGVDRRHERLAQRAAAAAGVGLPVLFFDEEDGTMLTRQEPDRVVREVAEIARDRAALAALGLLLRRLHATPVEFAWTFRAAEVVAAHLARIEPLPLGEPLQALAGRLDESVERRAPSHDDVHAANILWQDGRPRLIDWEYAGMNDPAFDLATARIELGLDADGLEALLDGYGRDDRFWRARVEDQATLALGIAGAWYLDQGNRLGDPGLVRQGWARLERCAARLG
- a CDS encoding VOC family protein; amino-acid sequence: MAAHGTDRQIDNIEFAVADIGRSKAFYGQAFGWSFTEYGPTYCEFTDGRITGGLTTEGQVRPGGPLVILYADDLAGAQARLEELGARIVRPVFAFPGGRRFHFQDPDGYELAVWSAG
- a CDS encoding dihydrodipicolinate synthase family protein yields the protein MTVPGFTGIWPILYAFFDQRDRLDHQAVLRQVEACVAAGADGIAALGLATEVAKLSDAERRTLMRWLVDGVRGRLPVAITVFGESEAEQINFASEAASQGVSWVILQPPPRRPLPEDELLAFFGRVIDACPIPAAIQNAPDYIGVGLSDASIRRLKDEHPNFLLLKGEGSAVSIRRTIDELRGEVSVFNGRGGLELSDILRAGCAGMIPAPELVDVHVAIWKAAQAGRWEEADRLYADVLPLIVFVMQSIPHMLTYGKRAAARRLGLGEVHDRMPGDLPTPFGLSVLDRLVADLPPLP